From one Misgurnus anguillicaudatus chromosome 2, ASM2758022v2, whole genome shotgun sequence genomic stretch:
- the aire gene encoding autoimmune regulator, producing the protein MLCLGPNLAVISTAVNTACTDHCLRMSRVEGYGESDLRFQLRAYRTEIAMAIHDPFPLLYGLADHNIISEQNLKETLERKKKDGIHKAVYSLLTLLLDQDAAVHQAFWNNLCKEYNKESYPKLETLFMNLPKGLRQMVRHTSNPRLELQVRSQTGKKRGAAEKQLSHRSHHYSRRALPSSSGGKGKSMRKTDGALSQVSVGNGVQAVSTSLQRAVTVSASDRPTGCGTVEGILIQKVIESGGAKKCIKVGGEFYSSGKLEETAGHKTQTAPNFTHQQGEPSTRAMNVEHNDDECAVCKDGGELICCDGCPRAFHLTCLVPPLTSIPSGTWRCQLCHSNRASERPYNPLQTAVHVPMTETGSNSTVDFSFFSSLSSTSLSTVTGGKSAQSLGLQSSNGDMIGVRIACEICHLTRGELITCSQCLQSYHVHCNFSNGKTKCRNCSRNWGSENETSSNSHQMNPHISDQSLVPSEQLLNKDEVDSIMGESSIDGILQWAFHNISRPISESQAYF; encoded by the exons atgttGTGCTTAGGTCCAAATTTAGCTGTGATTTCTACAGCGGTCAATACTGCTTGTACAGACCACTGCTTAAGGATGTCAAGGGTGGAAGGTTACGGAGAGTCTGACCTGCGCTTCCAGCTACGAGCATATAGGACCGAGATCGCCATGGCAATCCATGACCCCTTCCCACTGCTGTATGGACTGGCCGATCACAACATCATCTCTGAACAGAACCTGAAG GAGACTTTAGAGCGAAAGAAAAAAGATGGGATCCACAAAGCTGTCTACTCCCTCCTAACCCTACTACTGGATCAGGATGCTGCCGTCCATCAGGCCTTCTGGAATAATCTTTGTAAGGAGTACAACAAGGAGAGTTATCCAAAATTGGAAACCCTGTTTATGAACCTCCCCAAAG GACTGAGGCAGATGGTCAGACACACAAGTAACCCCAGGCTTGAGCTGCAGGTTCGAAGCCAAACGGGCAAGAAGAGAGGGGCGGCAGAAAAACAGCTATCCCATCGTTCTCATCACTACTCCAGGAGGGCATTACCTTCCAGCTCAG GAGGCAAAGGGAAGTCTATGAGGAAGACGGACGGTGCACTTTCTCAAGTCTCGGTTGGAAACG GAGTCCAGGCTGTCTCTACCTCACTTCAGCGGGCTGTGACGGTGTCTGCCAGCGACCGGCCCACTGGATGCGGGACAGTAGAGGGAATTTTAATACAGAAAGTCATTGAGTCCG GGGGTGCCAAAAAATGCATCAAGGTTGGAGGAGAGTTCTACTCTTCTGGCAAACTGGAGGAGACAGCTGGACACAAGACGCAGACTGCACCAAACTTTACTCACCAGCAGGGGGAGCCAAGCACCAGAGCTATGAAT GTGGAGCATAATGATGATgaatgtgcagtgtgtaaagATGGTGGCGAGCTCATCTGCTGTGATGGCTGTCCTCGTGCCTTTCACCTTACCTGCCTGGTCCCGCCCCTCACTTCCATACCAAG TGGTACATGGCGGTGTCAGTTATGCCATAGCAACAGAGCCAGTGAGAGGCCATACAACCCCTTGCAG ACTGCAGTTCACGTTCCCATGACGGAGACGGGCTCCAACTCTACTGTGGACTTCTCCTTCTTCTCCTCTTTGTCCTCTACTTCACTTTCTACAGTCACAGGAGGCAAAAGTGCTCAGTCCTTGGGCCTCCAG TCTTCTAATGGAGATATGATCGGTGTCAGGATAGCTTGTGAAATTTGCCACCTCACCCGAGGAGAGCTGATCACCTGCTCTCAGTGTCTACAGAGCTACCATGTCCACTGCAATTTCTCAAA TGGAAAGACTAAATGTAGGAATTGTTCCAGGAATTGGGGTTCAGAAAACGAAACTTCATCTAACAGTCATCAG ATGAACCCCCACATAAGTGATCAGAGTTTAGTTCCCTCAGAGCAACTGCTGAACAAAGATGAAGTGGACTCCATAATGGGAGAG AGCTCTATAGATGGTATCCTGCAGTGGGCTTTCCACAACATTTCACGTCCTATCTCTGAATCTCAGGCCTATTTTTAG
- the rab6bb gene encoding RAB6B, member RAS oncogene family b, whose product MSMGSDFGNPLRKFKLVFLGEQSVGKTSLITRFMYDSFDNTYQATIGIDFLSKTMYLEDRTVRLQLWDTAGQERFRSLIPSYIRDSTVAVVVYDITNINSFQLTSKWIDDVRTERGSDVIIMLVGNKTDLEEKRQITIEEGEQRAKELNVMFIETSAKTGSNVKQLFRRVAAALPGMENLDDNNKEGMIDIKLDKQPDPPATESGCSC is encoded by the exons ATGTCCATGGGAAGTGACTTTGGGAACCCTTTACGGAAATTCAAACTTGTTTTTTTAGGGGAGCAAAGCG TTGGAAAAACATCGCTAATAACAAGGTTCATGTATGACAGTTTTGACAACACTTATCAG GCAACAATCGGAATTGACTTTTTATCAAAAACCATGTATCTGGAAGACCGAACT GTGAGGTTACAGCTGTGGGACACTGCGGGGCAGGAGCGTTTCAGGAGTCTCATTCCGAGCTACATAAGAGACTCCACAGTGGCTGTGGTGGTGTATGACATCACAA ATATCAATTCATTTCAGCTAACCTCCAAATGGATTGATGATGTCAGAACAGAGAGGGGAAGTGATGTCATCATCATGCTAGTGGGCAATAAAACAGATCTAGAGGAGAAAAG GCAAATCACTATAGAAGAGGGGGAACAGAGAGCTAAGGAGTTGAATGTGATGTTCATCGAGACCAGTGCAAAAACCGGCAGTAACGTTAAACAG TTGTTCCGGCGAGTGGCTGCTGCATTGCCTGGAATGGAGAACTTGGATGATAATAACAAAGAAGGAA TGATCGACATTAAGCTGGACAAACAACCAGATCCTCCAGCCACTGAAAGTGGGTGTTCCTGTTAG
- the amotl2b gene encoding angiomotin-like 2b, whose protein sequence is MPLTESVWNKSIGWTNSHTKHLSNKMRGEEASGTVLHRLIQEQLRYGNPTDAHTLLAIQQQALRRGGGVGGGSGGACSPQSSFESLSQEELQSPQLSTRQEPQGQEHQVDYQHSENYITYPQHGEELPTYEQAKIHSQYLASQWCQPLQDSVNSQKPFGEEDTWDPKQGHTRSLSERFLQLSMDRNASKSVPTTSSVECSYSYPQVHECHTNQHLPHNQTVLEYNIQGPFMEHPVQGFTLEYEPCYRPPPPFYSHHNRNIPPVHSPEVCHVLSTSPPAGREVSSCSHSEMEMLMQENKRLRQELEGHTEKALKIQKLEQEIQRISEAYDTLMQGCAKRESLEQALRNKLMGEIKRLQNSNIQATKDAEAADQNQQVIVKLLLQNEERQLQCERLEQETQHLRNKAELQLRKSESLEATLRSAQMRSQQLLTELQRKNAYVEKVERLQGALAQLQAACEKRERLEMRLRTRLEQELRSLRSQQRQSQAISGPQVNVSNLQELLEEKEERILSLEADKTRWEQKYLEEKTMREFAMDVAATAAAQRDTTIINHSPCHSSNSSFIEELPSSEHKNQEVENRIRALHTEILEKDTVITMLKWRLEKESGSLRPAISEPSISTSHLTGQCKGKSHSDDQTSCTSHSLGAGPGQSKPLKHATDQAYNLNNTQLSSSHVDLFKGLDNVEAEAVEIFI, encoded by the exons ATGCCATTAACGGAATCAGTGTGGAATAAAAGTATTGGTTG GACCAATTCACATACCAAACACTTGTCAAATAAAATGAGAGGTGAAGAAGCATCTGGCACTGTTCTGCACAGACTGATCCAAGAGCAGCTTCGCTATGGAAACCCCACAGATGCGCACACACTCCTGGCCATCCAGCAGCAGGCCCTGCGACGAGGAGGAGGTGTTGGAGGTGGCAGCGGTGGTGCTTGCTCCCCCCAGTCTTCATTTGAGAGCCTCAGCCAGGAGGAGCTTCAATCCCCGCAGCTCTCAACTCGTCAAGAGCCACAGGGTCAAGAGCACCAGGTTGACTATCAGCACTCCGAAAACTACATAACTTACCCCCAACATGGCGAGGAGCTGCCCACCTATGAACAAGCCAAAATTCATTCTCAATATTTGGCATCCCAGTGGTGCCAACCACTACAGGATAGTGTAAACAGCCAGAAGCCTTTTGGGGAAGAAGACACCTGGGATCCAAAGCAAGGTCACACACGGTCACTCAGTGAGCGATTTCTGCAGCTTTCAATGGACCGCAATGCTAGCAAATCAGTTCCTACAACATCTTCTGTTGAGTGCTCCTATAGTTACCCACAGGTTCATGAATGTCATACAAACCAGCACTTACCGCATAACCAGACGGTTTTGGAGTACAATATCCAAGGACCTTTTATGGAGCATCCAGTTCAAGGATTCACGCTAGAGTATGAGCCGTGCTACAGACCACCCCCACCTTTTTATTCTCATCACAACAG AAACATCCCACCTGTGCATTCACCAGAAGTTTGTCATGTACTCTCCACGTCGCCCCCTGCTGGCAGGGAGGTCTCATCTTGCAGCCACAGTGAAATGGAGATGCTCATGCAGGAGAATAAGAGACTGAGACAGGAGCTGGAAGGACACACAGAAAAAGCCCTTAAAATTCAGAAG CTAGAACAAGAAATCCAGAGGATATCAGAGGCCtatgacacattgatgcagGGCTGTGCTAAAAGAGAAAGCCTGGAGCAAGCGCTCAGAAACAAGCTGATGGGGGAAATCAAGAGACTGCAGAATTCAAACATTCAAGCGACAAAAGACGCCGAGGCCGCTGATCAGAACCAGCAGGTTATCGTCAAGCTCCTTCTGCAGA ATGAAGAACGGCAGTTGCAGTGTGAGCGACTGGAGCAGGAGACGCAGCATCTGCGAAATAAAGCAGAGCTGCAGCTGCGCAAGAGTGAGTCTCTGGAGGCGACCCTTAGGTCTGCGCAGATGCGCAGCCAACAGCTTTTGACAGAGCTGCAGAGGAAGAACGCGTACGTGGAGAAGGTTGAGCGTCTGCAAGGGGCTCTGGCACAGCTACAGGCAGCTTGTGAAAAACGAGAAAGGTTGGAAATGCGCCTGCGGACACGGCTAGAGCAGGAACTGCGCAGTCTTCGATCTCAACAG AGACAGTCTCAGGCAATCAGTGGACCCCAAGTAAACGTGTCCAATCTGCAAGAGCTCCTTGAGGAAAAAGAGGAGCGCATTTTGTCCCTGGAGGCCGACAAGACGCGCTGGGAGCAGAAGTATTTGGAAGAGAAGACCATGAGGGAGTTCGCGATGGATGTGGCCGCAACCGCTGCAGCTCAGag AGACACAACTATCATCAACCATTCGCCTTGCCATTCCTCCAACAGCAGTTTCATTGAGGAGCTACCGTCTTCTGAACACAAGAACCAGGAGGTGGAGAACAG AATTCGTGCTCTGCACACCGAGATTTTGGAAAAGGACACAGTGATTACTATGCTAAAGTGGAGACTTGAGAAGGAGTCAGGAAGTCTCCGCCCAGCCATCTCTGAACCCTCCATCAGCACCTCTCATCTCACTGGCCAATGCAAAG GAAAGAGTCATTCGGACGACCAGACGTCTTGCACGTCACATTCTCTTGGAGCTGGACCGGGACAGTCTAAGCCACTGAAACACGCCACAGATCAAGCCTACAACCTCA aTAACACGCAGCTATCATCATCCCATGTGGACCTTTTCAAGGGCTTGGATAATGTGGAGGCTGAAGCAGTTGAGATCTTCATATGA